One window from the genome of bacterium encodes:
- a CDS encoding co-chaperone GroES translates to MKIRPLQDRILVERIEEEVKKGGIIIPDSAKEKPQQGKVIAAGPGKVDEKGNRVPMEVKKGDTILFGKYSGNEIRIGEEEHLIMREDDVLAVIEKESK, encoded by the coding sequence ATGAAGATACGACCGCTACAGGACAGAATCCTAGTCGAGCGCATCGAAGAGGAAGTCAAGAAGGGTGGAATCATTATTCCCGATTCCGCCAAGGAAAAGCCCCAGCAGGGTAAGGTGATCGCCGCCGGTCCGGGCAAGGTTGACGAGAAGGGCAACCGAGTCCCGATGGAAGTCAAGAAGGGCGATACCATCCTGTTCGGGAAGTACTCGGGCAACGAGATACGCATCGGCGAGGAAGAGCATCTCATCATGCGCGAGGACGACGTACTCGCAGTGATCGAGAAGGAAAGCAAGTAG